In one window of Acetonema longum DSM 6540 DNA:
- a CDS encoding xanthine dehydrogenase family protein molybdopterin-binding subunit encodes MDLVAQKLGMDPYELRWKNLLREGSLTLSGERITLNSGRPDHCLEAVAKEIGWTGYRSEAERQAARKTGKVRGKGLACLQKAPAMPSNTSTSAIMQMDEDGNVRIMLGAVDMGQGANTAMAQIAAEVLDMPMEKVKVAWDPDTDRHPYDWSTVASKYTFMGGNAVKSCAHNMLHQMKELAAQILRCPADDLTHGGEAIYHIQHARRRVSYKDLALGYVYENGNGIGGPLIARGVYMADGLTYLNPDNGQGLPALDWTFGAHGVEIEVDVETGEVSILKIASAFDVGQAINKKLVEGQIIGGVLQGIGSALIEGFKFSPDGRMLNPSFTDNKIPTAKDIPVEILPICVENPQPDGPFGARGIGEHPMISVPSVIANALYDALDINFFSLPLSSETVALAIAGRNN; translated from the coding sequence ATGGATCTGGTGGCTCAGAAATTGGGCATGGATCCCTATGAACTGCGGTGGAAGAATTTATTGCGGGAAGGCTCTCTCACCCTCAGCGGCGAGCGGATTACCCTTAACTCCGGCCGCCCGGATCACTGTCTGGAAGCGGTGGCCAAAGAAATCGGCTGGACAGGGTATCGCTCGGAAGCGGAACGGCAGGCGGCGCGCAAGACCGGCAAGGTGCGCGGCAAGGGATTAGCCTGCCTGCAGAAGGCCCCGGCTATGCCTTCCAATACTTCAACCTCAGCCATTATGCAGATGGATGAGGACGGCAATGTCCGGATCATGCTGGGTGCAGTGGATATGGGTCAGGGGGCTAATACGGCCATGGCTCAGATTGCGGCCGAAGTACTGGATATGCCTATGGAAAAAGTCAAAGTGGCCTGGGACCCGGATACCGACCGTCATCCTTATGACTGGTCCACAGTAGCTTCTAAATATACCTTTATGGGCGGCAACGCGGTAAAAAGCTGCGCTCATAATATGCTGCACCAGATGAAGGAGCTTGCCGCTCAGATACTGCGGTGCCCGGCGGATGACCTGACTCATGGCGGCGAAGCCATTTATCATATTCAACACGCCCGCCGGCGAGTCTCCTATAAAGATTTGGCATTAGGTTATGTTTATGAAAATGGCAACGGCATCGGCGGGCCGCTGATCGCCCGGGGTGTGTATATGGCTGACGGATTAACCTATCTGAATCCCGATAACGGCCAGGGGTTGCCGGCCCTGGACTGGACCTTTGGCGCTCATGGCGTAGAAATCGAGGTGGACGTGGAAACCGGCGAGGTTTCCATTCTGAAAATCGCCTCTGCCTTTGATGTCGGTCAGGCCATTAACAAAAAGCTGGTGGAAGGGCAGATTATCGGCGGCGTCCTGCAGGGAATCGGCTCGGCTTTGATTGAAGGATTTAAGTTCAGCCCGGACGGACGCATGCTCAATCCTTCCTTCACCGACAACAAGATTCCGACGGCCAAAGATATTCCGGTGGAAATCCTGCCGATCTGCGTGGAAAATCCTCAGCCTGACGGACCCTTTGGCGCCCGCGGCATAGGGGAGCACCCCATGATTTCCGTGCCCTCAGTCATTGCCAATGCACTGTATGACGCTCTGGATATCAACTTTTTCAGCCTGCCTTTGTCGTCTGAGACAGTGGCCCTGGCGATTGCCGGAAGAAATAACTAG
- a CDS encoding (2Fe-2S)-binding protein → MCERYGAAKTCFTYIDSGLPRISLHCRVNSEAVNAFVDPSMTLLSFLRKELKLFGVKEGCGEGECGACTIIMNGLAVNSCMVLAVEAEGAAITTVEGLSPDGGLSILQQEFMNHDALQCGFCTPGMLMSARALLNRNPDPTEAEAKEAIAGNFCRCTGYVPIIAAILSAAKLEKEARAK, encoded by the coding sequence ATGTGCGAAAGATACGGTGCTGCCAAGACTTGTTTTACCTATATCGATTCCGGTCTGCCGCGGATTTCGCTGCATTGCCGGGTTAATAGCGAAGCGGTAAATGCCTTCGTTGATCCGAGTATGACCTTGCTCAGCTTTCTGCGCAAAGAATTAAAGCTCTTTGGCGTGAAGGAAGGCTGCGGTGAAGGTGAATGCGGGGCCTGCACCATTATCATGAACGGCCTGGCGGTCAATTCCTGCATGGTGCTGGCGGTTGAGGCTGAAGGCGCTGCCATCACTACGGTAGAAGGCTTGAGTCCCGACGGCGGGCTGTCTATTCTCCAGCAGGAGTTTATGAACCATGATGCCCTGCAATGCGGTTTTTGCACGCCGGGAATGCTGATGTCGGCGCGGGCGCTCTTAAACCGCAATCCGGACCCCACCGAAGCGGAAGCCAAAGAAGCCATAGCCGGTAACTTTTGCCGCTGTACCGGTTATGTTCCCATTATTGCCGCTATTTTATCGGCTGCTAAACTGGAAAAGGAGGCAAGGGCGAAATGA
- a CDS encoding FAD binding domain-containing protein — MLSRFDYVKPQTLEEALAYLAENAGTKILAGGTDLMVMLRRNAQMPEHILDIKSIPETRRLDYKPQEGLFIGASINVNEVAGAAMTREKYPALAQAANALASYQIRNRATLVGNICNASPGADLSGPLLVYDAKVHVANSQGQQTVAIHEFFTGVKKTVLQPVDIVIGVSLPDVDAADAVFLKQARIRGHDLGIVGVAARLTAAKEFRIAMSAVAPTPIRLTRMEEQLKDRPLTPELAAWAGEEAAKSIRPISDVRSSAEYRRHIAGVLVKRALSQLLAAGGI, encoded by the coding sequence GTGCTAAGCAGGTTCGATTATGTCAAACCACAGACTCTGGAAGAGGCTTTGGCTTACCTGGCGGAAAACGCCGGGACAAAAATCCTCGCCGGCGGCACAGATCTAATGGTCATGCTGCGCCGTAATGCTCAGATGCCGGAGCATATTTTGGATATAAAATCTATTCCCGAGACTAGGCGCCTGGACTATAAACCTCAGGAAGGACTGTTTATCGGGGCTTCGATCAATGTGAATGAAGTGGCCGGAGCAGCAATGACCCGGGAGAAATATCCGGCTTTAGCCCAAGCCGCTAATGCTTTGGCTTCTTATCAAATCCGCAACCGCGCCACCTTGGTGGGGAACATTTGCAATGCCTCCCCCGGCGCGGATTTATCCGGTCCTTTGCTGGTCTATGACGCCAAGGTGCATGTCGCCAACAGTCAGGGGCAACAGACAGTGGCTATCCATGAGTTCTTCACCGGTGTCAAGAAAACGGTCCTGCAGCCGGTAGATATCGTCATTGGCGTGTCATTGCCGGATGTGGACGCCGCCGATGCTGTTTTTCTCAAACAAGCCCGCATCAGGGGGCACGATTTGGGAATTGTCGGGGTGGCAGCACGACTGACGGCAGCAAAAGAGTTCCGGATTGCCATGTCGGCGGTGGCTCCCACTCCCATCCGGCTGACCCGGATGGAAGAACAGCTCAAGGATCGGCCTCTGACGCCTGAACTGGCTGCCTGGGCAGGAGAGGAAGCGGCCAAAAGCATCAGACCGATTTCCGATGTGCGGTCTTCAGCCGAATATCGCCGTCATATCGCCGGCGTACTGGTAAAAAGGGCCTTGTCCCAATTGCTGGCTGCGGGAGGTATATAA